The Ictalurus punctatus breed USDA103 chromosome 15, Coco_2.0, whole genome shotgun sequence DNA window acattccaaccttggcaaaccatgtcttcatggacctcactttgtgcacaggcacattttcatgctggaacaggtctgaGCCCCTTAGtaccagtgaagggaaactgtattgctccagcatacaaagacattctatacaattgtgtgcttccaactttgtagtAACAGAAGGcacacatatgagtgtgatggtcagatgtccacccACCTTTGctcatatactgtagtatacaTTTATTGGCATGAATGTTACAACAGTTACAGTCTTGTCAAAGCATGCCTCTCAtgattactctctctctctctctctctctctctctctctctctctctctctctctctcacttcaggtatatatattattttggtgGACTTCTATCAGGGGCCATAAAGATGAACAGCAGTCCTCTTTTCCTCCATCAGGTCCTTATTCCCACCATCCCCACGTTTCATGCTGATGGAGGTGAGTGGATGACCTCATCCTTAGCTTGATGTGGGTATCATGTTGATGGGAATGCTTTAGCGCTGGTGTGCGTAATTGTGTGTTCGCAATGAGAGTTAACACTGGTTTGTCAGTAACCACTCCTCGTGAAAACGCATACATACAAACAgagcatgtttgtttttaatctgttgcTGTGGAGGAGAGGGTCTTGGAAGCATTTAACACATTCCACCATCAATCTACCTTGATCTCAGTGTTTATCTCTCACTATCTTGTGGGTCTTTTGTTTGTTCCACTGTCCACAGGTTACTTGCCCTTCTTGAAGATCTATCAGTCCATGCAGCTGGTCTACACCTCAGGCATATAGTGAGTTATGTTCAAAGTAGGCATTTTATTCTTAACTGAATCACCAGCTTATGTAGCTAAAGgttcctgtgtctgtgtgttctgcAGTGATTTGCAGGGTTCATCAGGCAGAAAGCTGTGTGTGACCATTGAGCCTGCTCTATTGTTGAAAGGAGATATTATGGTGCGTAGAGCTGTCCATCAAACTCAGCATAACATAATTGCTGCCACCTCCTCTCAGTTTAAACCATTAACAAACACCACAACTTACTATACTCTCCCCCTAATTCTCTATAGGTGAAGTGCTATCACAGACGACTTCAGGCCACTGAGAGGGACACGGTGTTCCGACTCCAGTTTCACACCTGCACAATCCATGGAGCACAGCTCTGGTTCGGGAAAGGAGAACTTGATGAAGCTTGCTCAGGTACACCACCCTTAAAGTCCGCCATCCTGAACACTCCTCTATACTAATTTTCCTAGCCTATTATGCTGTTTCACTGTTTGACTGTAAAGTTTCATGTTTCATCCTGATTGAGACAATGCCAAACCTTGTCAAGAATATTGTTTTGGCAGATCCCCAGGGGAACTGTTTTAACTCAAATATAATTAGTTTTGATATCTGCCGATAATCCGTTGTATCCCCAGTTGAGAGAATTCATAAGATCTACTCTCCAGATCTACTCTCAATGGATAACACCTGCCTACCACAGCTGGCTACTTGAGATGACATGCTCTCTATACGTTCTCTCCTGGCTTTGTAGCAGGACTGTGGAATAAACTTCAGCTGCTTGTCCGTTATACTAATCTCATAATGTAACATACAGTATTTGTCTGATCATTTATAGTGTAATGAAGCACTGATGATGAAGGcttatacagtggatataaaaagtctacacacccctgttaaaatagcaggtttttgtgatctaaaaaaagaaaggataaatcatgtcagaaccttttctccacctttattgtgaaattttcacctattaattaaagtgaaaaacaagaaGAGTCGTTttcattttttgggggggatgaaaaataaaaaaaattacaataacctggttgcataagtgtgcacacccttttataattgggaatgtggctgtgttcaTACTCATTAAACGTCATGTTAAATACTAGttagtatacacctgccatcaattaatgtgactgattaaccccaaataaagtacagccGTTCATCTTCTTGGTAACGTCCGACTGGAAAAGCCATGGgccgcaaagagcttacaacgcaggtacgggatctcattgttgaaaaatgATCAATCGGGAGAGGGTTTAAAAAATTTCCAAGGCATTATATATACCATGGAACATTGTAAAGacaatcaacaagtggagaaaatatggcacgaCTGTGACACATctaagaacaggacatccctataaaattgatgagaagatcagcaGAATAGAGCAGAACAGGCTGCcagaggcctacagcaacataaaataatttttttacaaaaaaaaattacaaatatcccaaaaacatgtggaataatgtgttatggtctgatgagaccaaagtttaACTTTTTGGTCATAATAGCAAAAAACATGTTTAGcgcaaaaaacacagcacatcaccaaaagaaaaTCCATCCCCATgaggaagcatggtggtggtatcatcatacatcatactttgagcttctgctaaaacacttaagatgaagaggaacttcacctttcagcatgacaacgccccgaagcaaacctccagatcaacaaaggaatggcttcaccaaaacatgTTCAAGGTTTAGGAATAgcccagccagagtccagatCTAAGtccaatcaaaaatctgtgGGATGACCTGAAGAGAGCTATGCACAGGAGATGCTCAGCCAATTTGACAGCTTTAAGTTGCGACGTGCCAGACTGATGActtttaatgataaataatgagtctttattgatcacatatacactgcagcacagtgaaattcttttcttcgcatacctcaggaagctggggtaggagtgcagggtcagctatgatacagtgcccctggagcagagagggttaagggccttactcaagggcccaacaatggcgcattggcagtgctggggcttgaacccccgaccttccgatcagtaacccagagccttaattgttcatttttatttttatttttcccccctaaaatgattcttattgtttttcactttaatcaATAGGTTagaatttcacaataaaggtacaaaaggttcagacatgatttatcttggtttcttttttttttagacctcaaaaacctgccattttaacaaggGTGTAGATGTTTTATATTCACTGTAGAAAAGATCTTTTAGctttttctcctgtttttaaagtgaatttttaaatatatcatTGGTCTCTGTAGATGACCGATTTCCCCCTGATGCCACAGTGGAATTTGTGTTTTCTTCTGGACCAGAGAAAATTAAAGGTActtttttcatattaaaattCTGCAAAATTGTAATGTTTTTCaagaaatattttatacaaGTTTGCAGGGCTTTGTTTTTGTGCTATTTGTTAATGTCACAAAACCCACCACCCATTGTATAGGGGACAGAATGTGCCTGCAATGGTGCTTCAGAAATTCAAATATACTAATAATGCAGTGATCCTGTATTCAACACACAAAATAATTATGCTAAAATATTTAGCACATATGTTAAAATAGTCATTTGGTTATAGTTGTACAAGATATTTTTAAACGTGTGAGTGGATGCACATCTGTGGAAGATGTGTACATTATTGGACTAAATCGTATTGTTggaaaaagtcatttttaaatactttgaAACATCATCAGAGTGTGGAAATTCAGTTATACTATAAATTTACGGTGTATAAAGTGATTCTATATATGGTTTAGGACGAGAATACCAGCGGAATGACCCAGCAGTCACAGTTGACTATAATACAGCTGATCAAGTAGTGCGTTGGGATTCTTATGACAACTTGAACCAAAGACATGAAGACAGTCAAGACGGTACAAAAAACCCTATATTTTGACTTtgatgtgcttttttaaaaagttgttaTGGTTAGATTTTGTTCTTACTAAGTCTTAAGATCAGTTATATTGTCATGCTTTAGATATTGCACACACTCGAGGACCTCTGGATGGCAGTCTATATGCTCAGGTGAAGAAGCGACGTGCTGCTTGCTCTTCCTCCTTTCTATCCACTAATGGTAGTCCAGGGCAAATCTCTGATGAGAGACAAGGTCATCTCCTGTCACACAGCACCGACTCCGGGCATTCATCAGTTCCACTTGATCGCCTTGAAGATTCACCCAGACGGCCACCACCTACTCCGCAAGAGCGGGAGGAGCTGGAACGGCTTCTTGGAGGAATTGAGGGTGGGAGGACTTGCAGAGATCGTGAACGGGAGACAGCAATTTTGGACGATGGCGACTCACTCTCACCAGAAAATACTGGGTCGCTGCTTTTGGCTCGTTCGTGTTCCTGCCGCATGGGCTACAGATCACAGCGTTGCTCTGAACTCCATCACTTGCCCAATGGCTACTGCCTGGACCACTCAGCTCCCAGCAACAACCACACAGGAGTACCTTCGCCAAACATACTAGGGCTGTGCCGGCACCACGGAGTTCACACACACCAGGCACTCCCACCTCCAGACCTGCTGTGGGACCGACAGCAAGGTTCTCAGCACTATCTGCATGGTCCTTCTAGGCATGTTTGCCCTTATCCATCCCAGGAACTCTGCCCTCACCCTCACACACTTTCCCCTAGTGGACGACTGCTGTGCAGGTCAGAGGAATTCCTCCCCTACACCCAGCCACAACAAAACCACCCGCACAACCCAAAAGCAGCTGGACCCTATCATGACGTGATGCTTGTAGATGGCCTCCTACCACCCCCTAGCTGCCCATGCCGTGATTGCTGCTTGAGACGAGAGGACTTTCACACTTTACGGCTTGACAGAGGTGAAGGATTGCACTGGGAAAGGGAAGAGCTCCCTCGAGACAGTGGCTTAAGGGGAAGCAGAGGATCCGAGGCTCCAAGACGGACAGAACTGCACTGGGAACGAGATGCAGGGTTAAGACAGGGTAGAGAGGTCTCACTCCATTGGGACAGGGACAGAGAAGCAGAGCTACAATGGGAGAGAGAACGAGAAGCTGAGTACTGGCACAGAAGAACTGCCTTGTCACCATATGGCCCCCCAGGTCACGAGCCTGCTTTCACCTTTGACCCACTTCCGCAGGGTCACCCAGCATTTCCAGAACCCTCGAGATCACACAGTCATGCCCACCTGGATATCAAGTACAGCAGTGGCTCCAGCAGCTACCAGACATCTCACCCGATGTGCCCCTGCTCACCCTACCAGCCCTCGCCTTCTGAGAGCCGTGGCTATGCTTCAGGTTATCAGTCAGACTCCACTTCTCCACTGCCTCCCAACTACACCTCTTGCTACAGCCATTCAGACCCCCACCAGCAGCACTACACCTCCAGCACACACTCAGGTCAGATGCCACAAACATGATCAAAGCATTTCATtagaatatttatttgaaacaaATAGGGTGTTTCATCCAGTTTGGTGATAGTGTTCATGTGCCAGAGCCAGTTTAACTTAATTTTAAACAAATCCAATGATAGTatccaaaatgtaaaaagtgttgcttttcttttctgaataTCATCATAACATTTACCCAGTTGAAGACACATCTGAAAGCTATGTTTAGGAGTCTAGGCTCAAGGCTTTCTGCCTTTTGATCAGATGGTTCTGGGATTCCAGGTGAAAATGTAGGATGGCGGGACCATATAACCCATGCTTCCTTGAGACGGCTGCATCGTGAAGCACATGGACCATGCTCCACCCCCTCTGATATGTCTGGACCACCCACTCCAGTCCACACCAGCAGCCCATTGCATACACAAGAGAGGTGACTGAGCTTTTGGTTGAGAATGTACATAGAggataaattaaataaacattcaatTAATTATACTGGTAATAGTAATAACATCAATGGAACTGTAGTTCTTAGACTGATTATGATAGTAGTTTTACAAACACCCAAAGGAGATTATATAAAACCACTAATTTTCCTTCATCTAACATGACATTATTTCCAGCCCCAGTCTGAGCGTACGGGATCAGGAAGCATCAGAGATGAGCACAGACAGCACTGCACACCAGGAGAGAATGAACCCAGCTCTCCAGCAAAATCTCTCAAAATCTGGACCAGACCCTCATCGAGTTGGAAGTCCATCCACAGAGCCCCCTAAGTCATGCACATTGATATCAGAGAAGCACTGCACCCTTCCTCAGCAGCTCTCTACACATTCCCCTTCTCCTCAGCAACTCCCACCACATTCTTCCATTTCTCCTCAACAAATCTCTACACATTGCTTGTCTTCTTCTCAGCAGCTCTCCTCACATTCCTCATCTCCTCAGCAGCTCTCCCCACATTCCTCAACTCCTCAGCAGCTCTCCCCACATTCATCCTCACCTCCTCATCAGAACTCTACACATTGCTCCCCTTCTAGtcaaaactccacacactgcCCACCTCCTCAACAGCGCTCCACACATTATCCACCTCCTCAACAGAGCTCCACACATTACCCAGCTCCTCAACAGAGCTCCCCACACTGCCCATCTCCTCAACAGAGCTCCACACACTGCCCAGCTCCTCAACAGAGCTCCACACAATGCCCAGCTCCTCAACAGAGCTCCCCACACTGCCCAGCTCCTCAACAGAGCTCCCCACACTGCCCAGCTCCTCAACAGAGCTCCCCACACTGCCCAGCTCCTCAACAGGGTGCCACACATTCTGCCCCCGTAATACCCACAGCCAACAGTCACCCACAAGCCCCAGTGCCATCTATTCATTCTGCCCCAGCATCTCCTACTAAGGCAAATCAACAACAAAGCACCAGCCAGCCAATCAAGGAAGGCAGTCTGCCCATCTCAGCTTCTCAGCCAGTCCAAAATGAGACGGTTCTACACTCTGTTCCTCCTCATTCACTGCAGCACATTCACCAAATACAAATATCAGAGTCTGTTTCAGCCCAGCCTCACAGCAATGGAGTGCCATCAATTTCTGATCCAGAGACTCCAAATTTATCTCCTGCTCCTGTTTCACCTCAGCCACCACTGGGCAGCCTAAATGGCTCTTCCTCCCCTGAACCCCCTGTGCCAGGCTTTGCCACTCTAGGCAGGAAACTGATGTTGGATACAGGATTCACATCATCTGGAGATCCTGATCCTAGTTGCAGTGCCTCTGATTCTTACTTGACTTCCACCTTGGCCCTCTCTTCAACGACTTACCCACCTTCTGACAGCACTGCTACCCAGCCTCCTTTGCCAGAGAAAAGACGCCAGGGTACCCTGCCAGGCTCACCCAATGGGAGGTCAGGCTCTCTAAGAGCATCCACAAGTCATTCTCCCTCTGGCCAACACCATGTTACCTTCTCACCATTGGTAGGAGCGGTGACAGTATCTGGTGGGCAGAACGAAGGGCCAGCAGAGGGTGAAACGGGCAGCAGGGTCAGTGTGAAGTTTGTGCAGGACAGCTCCCGTTTCTGGTATAAGCCTGGAATCTCCCGAGAACAAGGTTAGTTAGATGGTGCAATACATCAGAGGACTTCCCATAGTTTTTACAGCTGTAACTGAGCCAATGCATTTAGCCCAAACAACTCCAGGACAAATGTACTTGTATTTCATTCAAATTACTCATATTTCTTTACACAACAAAATGAATAGTTGTATGAAGATatgtatttaaataacattgtttttttatttgctgtttgATGGTTCATGCAAAAGTGaaccaaaaatatttttggaatTTCCACTCTACCGCTGTTTTTTGTTAGCAAAGGTTAAATGTTCAGAACATCTGTCTTAAACACTGAAGTTTCAAGTTTGTTATCTCTTGTTCTCTTTCCTCCATCTACAGCCATTGCAGCTCTGAAGGAAAAAGAGCCCGGTGAGTTCATCATCAGGGATAGCAACTCCTTCCAGGGGGCCTATGGTTTGGCCCTCAAAGTGGCCTCACCACCTGCCAACATCAGCAACAATTCCTGCAAAGGTACAGCATTATATGAGTGTTCAGTGCAGGCACTTCCTCATCTaaacattttccccattcactTGCATAGCTGCCCTTCCACAGGAAACCCTTAAATCTGAACATGAAGTACTTCAGCAGAGCTAAAAATACAGGAagaattgaaatagttcaactaTGTATGAAGAACCAGACATAGATAGATCTGTTAAAGTGTTCACTGCTGGAGGACTCATGTGGATTAGTCTTAATTTTGTGTACATCTGGCCATTTGCAAGTGAAGCTCTAGGTTTGTCTCTAGCACCCCCCAGTGGACATTTGTTTTGGTCTGCTCAATGCACGATCGCATTTTAAATCATGGCAAAGTTACCTttcagcaaaagaaaaaaagccctGCACAGATCCATGTATTTCAAATGGaactacagttgcaatcaaaatttttcaacccccattgaaaatcaggtttattgtcaaaatttacagactttcagctgtttgcaatgaacaaatcaaacaaaagcaatcaaaatagttcaacacaacgaacgcttcaagtggtttccccaaattcaactgaaaatgcaacttataatgacttctccagtttcaaaattattcaaccccttcatggcaagcatctttagtacttagtagagcacccttttgctattatgacctgctgcaaacaagatgcatagcttctggaagtgttcctgaggaatcttagcccattcctcatgagcaatggcttctagttcagtaatattcttgggtttgtgtgctgcaaccgccttcttcaaatcccaccagagattttctatggggttcaagtcgggtgactgtgatggccctgtagaatcttctaggacttcttctgcaatcAAGCCTTtttggaatttgaggtatgcttgggatcattgccCTGTTGGAAGGTTCAAcaacacccaagcttcagctttctcacagacggcatgacgttttctcctaggatttcctgatacttcaatgaatccattttGACTTCCACACattgcaggtttccagtgccagaggatacaaagcagccccagagcatcaccgagccaccaccatgcttgactgtgggcagagtgttctttcttcattcttcttccttcagacataccgctgatccatcatgccaaaaagttccagttttgtttcatcgctccacagaacaaaatcccaaaacttctgtggcttatttatatgattttgagctgaattttcttgtgtttttgggtcagtagtggtgtacatcttgggagttctggcatggaaatctTCTGTGTTTAGTGTAGGTCTTACTGTGTTCaatgaaacctcagtgcctgttgccaccaagtcttgctgcaggtcttttgcagtcacttgagaGTTTTTCATAATCTGCCTTTTCACAAATCTGgctgcagccattgatagcttcctttttctgccccgtccaggtatttcataaattttctgcccctagccagttcaggtatttcatgtgttctagCTCAAAGCAGGTGTCTTTGAGGtagaacacatgaaatacctgaagtAGCTAGGGtcagaaaatacatgaaatacctgaactggctaggggcaacTTCATtactgcaactaatgaagcccttgattaattGCATTAAGTGTGCTTGAGACagcacctgttttgcatatttgtgctgtgagggattctattcagggggttgaataattttgaaactggagaaatcatgataagttgcattttcagttgaatttggggaaaccacttcaAGCTTTCGTTGTATTTCGTtgtaactatttcaattgcttttgtttgacttgttcattgcaaacagctgaaagtctgtaaattttgacaataaacctgatttgcagtgggggttgaataattttgagtgCAACTGTATGAAGAACTGATGCTACCACCTGtatgtctataaaaaaaaaaaattaaaaaaaaaccagaacattgcatttctatatttatattgtgtttCTGAGCAGTTGGAGATCCCATGGAACAGCTGGTGAGACATTTCCTAATTGAGACTGGGCCACGAGGGGTGAAAATCAAAGGCTGTCAAAATGAACCCCACTTTGGTAAGCAACATAGCATAACAAAGCATCTGAAAACAGCTGAACAAACGCAACACTGATTAACATCCTCGGAATTTGAACAACTTCAGGACTGTGTCACCCTCTGTATTTTGCTTACAATATTCATTATCAACGTATTGTATTTCATCACAGTTTACAATCTGCTCAcgatattatattaaattatattcacTAGTGCGTTTTATTGGGTGGTATTTTAATCAAAAAGGTAAACCTTGATCATACATGGCCTTGTGTTAAAATACACCTTAATTTTGTGGACATGAAACATTTGTTTACCCAGAAACGCTGCTGGTTTCTCAgcttaaataaaacacttctgggcTTTAACTCTGGATAGTTTGTGTGTTGAATCAATAGATATCAAACTTAACATAAGTTAAACCATATGAACTTGAAAAATATCAGGTAGTCTTGAATTGGAGTGACaattcagtgttgtgttttgttttaattaaaagaatAACTTTTGATTTCATAGCTACAGCATGTGAGAATATAGGAGTTGTGAGTCTTTCTGTCTGGTGACAGTCTGCTGTGTGTTAAATGGTATAATATCCGCAATAAagtctgtgtatatgtatatcacAGGGAGTCTATCAGCGCTGGTGTATCAGCATTCCATTACACCCATCTCTCTGCCCTGTGCTCTCCGCATCCCTGACAAGGGTAAACACTTGCAGCACACATTTATGAGGTTTGATGGAACTGCCAAACATCACAAAATATCGGCAGTAGGAATGCCATATAAACACTGCAAAATACCAACCACAGCATATGCTGAAGTCCAACTAACAATATGACACATGTTGAAATGTGTGTGCGTTTAAGTACAAGTCATTCCCAGTCTTTGGAGAGTTTAATGGTTTGTTGGAGTAAAGAAATAATAGTATTAAAAATCTAACCTTgatgttttctttgtgtgtgcctctctctcttttagaTCCCATAACAGAGAGCCTGGAAGTGCAGCCAGTCAGCAACATGAGCACAGCAGCAGACTTACTGAAACAGGGAGCAGGTGAGCACCCTCACATCTTCACCTCTTCTTACTTCTCGTTTCCACCTTAATATTATTCTTTCTCTTCATATTCATCCTCTTATTTTCTTTAGATCATTCCCTTTTCATTCACTTCTAAGTCCTTCTTCTTCCCTAATTCTTACTTCTTTCTTGTACCCACAAACTCACACTTGACGATGGAGCAAACACTTAccagaagctttttttttttttttctcttctcattGGTCCTCCATTTGTCACTCTTCTTTCCTCTCATAAGagtcttttcttctttttgtgagacattttctttccttcaccAGTTCTCATACTTGGTGTTAATCTCTCCTCAGCATGTAATGTGCTGTACCTGAACTCGGTTGAGACTGAGTCTCTGACAGGACCGCAGGCAGTAGCAAAAGCCACAGgcgtgatgatgtcactaagCCCTCGGCCCTCTGCCACCGTAGTGCACTTCAAAGTGTCGACACAGGGCATCACTCTGACCGACAGTCAGCGCCGGTACACCTGCCTATTTCACAGTTGCTTTTCATTCCACACATTTGTTGTTATTAGTTAATTTTTTGTTTCTGACTCATGCTGTTTTCCAGGGTGTTCTTCAGGAGGCACTACCCCATTAACAGCGTGACGTTTAGCAGCGTAGATCCACAGGACAGGAGGTGAGTCTACAGTATGCTGAACACACTGCTCATGCTCTCACCCACATCATTActgttagtgttaatgtagGGGACTGGAAGTGTTCTAGACTGTGGCGAAGTGTTGTGTCCTTTGcgataaatgtatttattgtgatttatattatttatatacttgAACTATTTTCTGGTCATTCATTGTATAGTCAGTTTAACTTATCGTATGCGTACATGGAAAGTGCGGCTTTCTAAAACTTGCTTGACTTTcacttttatgatttttgtaTATGAAATTGTATAAACCTCTGGTCTATAATTATAATCTGCCAGGTTATGCATGAACTTTCAGGCTGCTCTGTGTGTCCAGGTTTGAGAGCGTATATCTGTGTAGACGGAATTGCCCAGCTTGTGTTTTGATTCTGTTCCTTTGTAAATGCTCCTGCATGAAGCCGATGTTAACCAGACTCCCATCTCCACCACAGTACAAACTGGAATTACTTACTGATAACCCAGTAGACTTTTAAAGATCAGGTCCAGcaagtgtatgtgtatgaatatatgtgtgtgtgtgagacagatggcATGTTTGTGTAGTTGCCTGCAGCtttgtgtgcgcacgtgtgtttCTGAGTGTTTGTCTCCGTCTTCCTCTGCTCTAGGTGGACTAACTCAGACAGCACAACGTCTAAGTAAGTGCTCAGTGtgtacgtctctctctctctctctctctctgagtgttTTGCTCATGCGCTTGGCATCTTTTATGTTCATCTTTCCCCCTTTTGTTCTTCCGAGTTTAAATTTCAGTAACACGTGGCTCATCTTCCAAAATGACTGGATTTTATGCTTTGTTTCAAGTGACATTACTAGCAGTTTGCAAATGACTGTCagcttcagaattattggcattcTTGGTCAAGATGGGTTTATGAAAAAAGGGTTTTTGTGGTTAATTAGTTTAAACTCGCACCAAAAATATGACCCGTTTAAGCTTTGATTGAAAATATTCGAAGAACCATTTTAACAAAACCACACACGTTATTGGCACCACTGCATTTAGTACCTTAGTGCTGTTATGATGGTAAAGGGAGGTCgcatttaacaaaacaaacaaaaaaaaaatgggggaaacaattttaaaacactgaaacttAACATTGTTCTCTAATGTTCTGGTGAAACTACTTAGAAGCACACAAGGGAATAAACTGATGACTGGctgtataaatgaatgaataagtgtCCTCATTTATGGAGGTTTCGGTCACCTGTCTCTAATCCGCACTCACACGTCTCTCCATTTACCTTGTAGAGTGTTTGGGTTTGTAGCTAAGAAACCAGGCAGCGTGGCAGAGAACGTGTGTCACCTGTTTGCCGAGCTTGACCCTGACCAGCCTGCCACTGCTATCGTTAACTTCATCAACAAAGTCATGCTGGGGCCACAACAGCGCTAGaggatgagggagggagagagagatgatgatgatgatcaatCCCTCACAAAGAAAGAAGGATAGAGTGACTCATGGTTAAAAAGAGTTACCAAAGCACTGAAAACTAGTCTGTTGTGAAGATGAAGTACTTCAAGACCAAACCAAAGTGAAATGAACTAAACAGTGATACTGACGTATTGAAGGTTTAATAACACACTATTAGAAGTCACAATCATTGAGGTAGGAATATATTGAGCACTGTTGGTTGGTTTTTGTACCATATGAAAAGTATCTTAGCAGACAGTACATGCACTCAAATACCAAATATGTCCACAGCTGACGAGCATTTCATGCTCATCTTTATGCATTTCATTAATCAGCTTTAAGTAGTTAAATAGAGACTAGCTGCTACGCGTGTCCAATCTGGCACACAGTATAAGCGAGTACAGCGGAATGTTTAATAGACGCCGAGTTTTATTGAGAAAGGTGGCATGCGAGAATGCAGTGGGCCGGGCGTGCAGACAGGTGTGGGCGGAGCAGACATACGGTGGTGGTACCAGGGAACAAATGAGTTTATCTGGAGTCAAAAGATTGTTATAGTTTTCAGATAGATCGATGTTTCATTTCGAAATCAAGTTAAATAGACGAAAGAATTAATCAGAATAAGCTTTCAGCTCCTGTTGCAGTACTCAGCAACATGGGTCATGTTATCGCGTCGTAATCAAACTGCCGAGAAAAAtactttcttaaaaaaatactcTAACAGTTTT harbors:
- the tns2a gene encoding tensin-2 isoform X4; this translates as MGCALCTDCCGDEPEPEVLRGTLNRERTHNRINMRLTKAGKGEPHEFKEKTFKKKRQCGVCKQNIDSLGSFCRVCKTATHKKCESKASTPCIPAPSSDLQRRGTASSRHIQHLGSTKSLTYTKPRSTLPRSISVDRVMDRVMERHYNFDLTYITERIISVFFPPLLDEQRYRLNLKEVAAMLKSKHQDKFLLLNLSERRHDITRLNPKVHDFGWPDLHAPPLDKICSMCKAMETWLNSDPQHVVVLHCKGNKGKTGVIIAAYMHYSKISAGADQALSTLAMRKFCEDKVSPSLQPSQNRYIYYFGGLLSGAIKMNSSPLFLHQVLIPTIPTFHADGGYLPFLKIYQSMQLVYTSGIYDLQGSSGRKLCVTIEPALLLKGDIMVKCYHRRLQATERDTVFRLQFHTCTIHGAQLWFGKGELDEACSDDRFPPDATVEFVFSSGPEKIKGREYQRNDPAVTVDYNTADQVVRWDSYDNLNQRHEDSQDDIAHTRGPLDGSLYAQVKKRRAACSSSFLSTNGSPGQISDERQGHLLSHSTDSGHSSVPLDRLEDSPRRPPPTPQEREELERLLGGIEGGRTCRDRERETAILDDGDSLSPENTGSLLLARSCSCRMGYRSQRCSELHHLPNGYCLDHSAPSNNHTGVPSPNILGLCRHHGVHTHQALPPPDLLWDRQQGSQHYLHGPSRHVCPYPSQELCPHPHTLSPSGRLLCRSEEFLPYTQPQQNHPHNPKAAGPYHDVMLVDGLLPPPSCPCRDCCLRREDFHTLRLDRGEGLHWEREELPRDSGLRGSRGSEAPRRTELHWERDAGLRQGREVSLHWDRDREAELQWEREREAEYWHRRTALSPYGPPGHEPAFTFDPLPQGHPAFPEPSRSHSHAHLDIKYSSGSSSYQTSHPMCPCSPYQPSPSESRGYASGYQSDSTSPLPPNYTSCYSHSDPHQQHYTSSTHSDGSGIPGENVGWRDHITHASLRRLHREAHGPCSTPSDMSGPPTPVHTSSPLHTQESPSLSVRDQEASEMSTDSTAHQERMNPALQQNLSKSGPDPHRVGSPSTEPPKSCTLISEKHCTLPQQLSTHSPSPQQLPPHSSISPQQISTHCLSSSQQLSSHSSSPQQLSPHSSTPQQLSPHSSSPPHQNSTHCSPSSQNSTHCPPPQQRSTHYPPPQQSSTHYPAPQQSSPHCPSPQQSSTHCPAPQQSSTQCPAPQQSSPHCPAPQQSSPHCPAPQQSSPHCPAPQQGATHSAPVIPTANSHPQAPVPSIHSAPASPTKANQQQSTSQPIKEGSLPISASQPVQNETVLHSVPPHSLQHIHQIQISESVSAQPHSNGVPSISDPETPNLSPAPVSPQPPLGSLNGSSSPEPPVPGFATLGRKLMLDTGFTSSGDPDPSCSASDSYLTSTLALSSTTYPPSDSTATQPPLPEKRRQGTLPGSPNGRSGSLRASTSHSPSGQHHVTFSPLVGAVTVSGGQNEGPAEGETGSRVSVKFVQDSSRFWYKPGISREQAIAALKEKEPGEFIIRDSNSFQGAYGLALKVASPPANISNNSCKVGDPMEQLVRHFLIETGPRGVKIKGCQNEPHFGSLSALVYQHSITPISLPCALRIPDKDPITESLEVQPVSNMSTAADLLKQGAACNVLYLNSVETESLTGPQAVAKATGVMMSLSPRPSATVVHFKVSTQGITLTDSQRRVFFRRHYPINSVTFSSVDPQDRRVFGFVAKKPGSVAENVCHLFAELDPDQPATAIVNFINKVMLGPQQR